The Lolium perenne isolate Kyuss_39 chromosome 6, Kyuss_2.0, whole genome shotgun sequence genome segment CACACCATCAAAACAGATTTGATGATTGCAGGAACACTTTTTTTTACAAACGCTGCCTGGAAGACGAAGAAGGTGACGGGCTTGGCATCAACAACTGGAATTGAAATCTACTGTCAAATCAAGGACAACAACTCCGAGGCAACTATAATGATTCAGGCCTCCATGCCAATAACACCATATGTTCTTCAGGCGGAAGCGGAAGCTCTCCTTCCAGCAGCAAAGATCACCAACAAGTTACGGCTAAAGAAGCAAACGTTTCTCACGGATAGTACCATACTAGCGAAGGCTACATCGACATACATGCCAATGATTGAACATGTCCCTTGGGAGATCAGGAGGCACATTGCTAATTACATTCAGTTAACTCAATCTTCTTCAACAACAGTTTATCATATCAAAAAGTACATCAATGGGGCGGTTCACAGCTGTGCTCATGAGCCTTTATGACAAACCTTGTGTGAGCCTATATATAAGTGCACTTGTTCAGCTCATAGAAATGCCCCTATCTTTATGCAGTCCAACAGATGCAACCCCAGGGTTTTGTAATACATACATGTTGTAAACTGCCTAGTAGTTTCTTAAAATTTGGCACCTCCGGCGCCTCTCTTTGTAAAAAAAAAGATGCCTTATGTTTAAAATGATAGAGATACGTTTCTCGAGAGGTAATACGTATTACGTGAGGACGTAACCGAAGTCCACACAGCATCGGGCTGTTCCGGAACCTTCCGGAACCCTGGAGAGAACTGGTGCCAGTCTTTACAAAACCTCTCCTACTGCAGTAATCCCCAATCTAACCCCACAAAATAAAatcttcctcctccagccgccAGAGCCTCCGCCCCCGATCCGATCCGAGCCATGGCGGACGAGGCGAAGGCCAAGGGTAATGCGGCCTTCTCCGCCGGCGACTTCGAGCAGGCAGCCGCCCACTTCACGGACGCCATCGCGCTCGCCCCGGGGAACCACGTGCTCTACTCCAACCGCTCCGCCGCGCTCGCCTCCATCCACCGCTACGCCGACGCGCTCGCCGACGCCCGCAAGACCGTCGACCTCAAGCCCGACTGGGCCAAGGGCTACTCGCGCCTCGGCGCCGCCCACCTCGGCCTCGGCGACGCCGCCAGCGCCCTCGCCGCCTACGAGCAGGGCCTCGCCATCGATCCCAGCAACGAGGCCCTCAAGGCCGGCCTCGCCGACGCCAAGAAAGCCGCCGCCGCACCCCCGCCGCGCCGCTCCCCCTCCGGCTCCGGGGGCGCCGACGCCATCGGGCAGATGTTCCAGGGGCCCGAGCTCTGGAGCAAGATCGCCGCCGACCCCGCCGCGCGCGCCTACCTCGACCAGCCCGATTTCATGCACATGCTGCGCGAGGTGCAGCGCAACCCCAGCAGCCTCAACATGTACCTCTCGGACCCCCGCATGATGCAGGTGCTCAGCCTCATGCTCAACATCAAGATCCAGACCGGGCCCCCCCAGGACCCCGACCTGCCGCAGACCTCCTCGCCGCCACCACCGCAGCAGGAACAGCCAGAGACCAGGGCCGCCAGGGAGGTGGAGCCCGAGCCGCAGCCCGAGCCCATGGAGGTGTCGGACGAGGACAAGGACCGCAAGGACAGGAAAGCCGCTGCTCTCAAGGCCAAGGAGGCGGGGAACGCTTCCTACAAGAAGAAGGACTTCGAGACGGCCATCCAGCATTACACCAAAGCGCTGGAGCTCGACGACGAGGACATCTCCTACCTGACCAACCGAGCGGCCGTGTACATTGAGATGGGAAAGGTGAGTTTTCTTTCAACGCCTTGGGAGTCACTAGTACTAGGGATATAATTTTGAGTACACCCAAACCCGTTGTTCGTGTGCTTTTGTTGCTGCAGTCAGTGTGACAATAGTTTTAGCTATCGAACAATTAGGTCATTGCATTGATACATAGTCGCTAGCAATTTATTTATGATGATTGCCTGTTTGATTGCTGTGCTAAACTGATTGATGCTAAGATAGGATTGCCTGGGTTCTAGGTACTACTGAGGTGCACAAGGTGTTGGGACTATAATAGGATAGTTGAGGGAGGCCTAGAAGTCGCCATAACTTGCTGATTCTGTCAGTGTTGGGCAAGTGCTCAAAATATTGTTGGGCAACTCTCATGGCCTTGTGAATATTCACAACGTTAAGTAGGTAGATATCTATCTTGCTTCAGTAGAAGAGTATAAGGACATGTTTGTTGGTACCAAAGCAAGCTGCCCAAGTTTACCACACTTCTCTTGCCACAggtttggcaagaataaaagtgtGGTGATCAAAATTGTAACCACACATGTGGACAATCTGTCTAAGAAACTGTGGCAAACCACAACCGTGGCAAATGAACCAAATACATGTCTATGCCATTGTGATCTACTACCTTCGTTCCAAAATAAATGAAGGTTTCTAGGTTTTGTCCAAGTCAATCTATTTCAACTTTGACTAAGTTTGTAAAAAAAATTATATCAACATCTACGACACCAATTTAATTAGGTTAGATTCATCGTACAATATACTATTTTCGTACTATATAACTTCTACATTGTAGATCGTGATAGATTTTCCtaaaaatttggtcaaacttatAAAGTTTGACTTAGGAGTTCAGACAACCTAAAACTTCATTTATTTTGGAACAGAGTAGTAACTAACTAGGGTCAGCCATTGAATTTGGGCTACAAACCATACCCCTCCTTATTTTGCCACAACAAAGGATAGACCAAATGTGGCTTGCCACAAAAGTATTGCTAAAAATTTAGAACCTCACTTGTGGGAACTTGTGACATAATGTGAGTCTATGATGTTTGGGTCATGTGAAAAATTAGCACCTCATGACTTTGGCAACCAGCCAAATACCCACCTAAGAAACTATCGTCCGCCTAATGCCTTGGACATGGCAAGCTTAGGATAGGAACAAAATATGCTGTAGTAGCCAACCAAACACCCGCCAATGCCTAACCTTGGAATTGTCAAGCTTGGTGGTAACCTATTACAGGCATGTTAGAGTGCTAACGTGTGGCATGCCACATTTATGGCAGTGAATCAAGCAGTTGCCATATATTTGACAACTTGTCGCAGTTTGCAACCATAGAAGTGATGAACACTGAAATATAGATATGACCCCCGGAGAAAGCTGCATTTTTTTATGCCAATGACGGTTTTCTCCAATATAGTGACATAAAACATCCTTAGAAACATTTGCGTGTCTGTTGCCTTACCTGTCCATTTTGATTAATTGAGGATGAGGACTAAGAGCACACCAGTGTCGTGATTAGCTATGTCACCATTTGTAGAAATCTTTAGTGTACTTGTGACGCTCTAGCTATCTCCTTACTCTCTGCAACTAAGTATATCCTGGTAATTTATGTTTCTTGTTAATTGGCTTTCCTGTCTCCAGTACGATGAGTGCATTAAGGACTGTGATAAGGCTGTGGAGAGGGGAAGGGAACTTCGTGCTGATTTCAAGATGGTTGCAAGGGCACTGACAAGAAAAGGAACTGCTCTGGCCAAACTTGCTAAGAGCTCGAAAGACTATGATATTGCCATCGAGACTTTCCAGAAGGCTTTAACTGAGCATCGGAATCCAGACACTCTCAAAAGGCTAAATGAGGCTGAGAAGGCAAAGAAAGACCTGGAGCAACAAGAGTATTATGACCCGAAGTTAGCAGACGAGGAGAGAGAGAAAGGTATGATGGGCATTGTATTGTGATTTCTAGTCTACCACACTCCTTATGTTTCTAGAGGTGTTCTTAAGGTCCTGTTGATGCTCGTAGCAGGCTTGCTCATCTTATAGTTTTGTAGGTAATGAGATGTTCAAGCAACAGAAGTATCCAGAAGCAATAAAGCATTACAAT includes the following:
- the LOC127306912 gene encoding hsp70-Hsp90 organizing protein, with amino-acid sequence MADEAKAKGNAAFSAGDFEQAAAHFTDAIALAPGNHVLYSNRSAALASIHRYADALADARKTVDLKPDWAKGYSRLGAAHLGLGDAASALAAYEQGLAIDPSNEALKAGLADAKKAAAAPPPRRSPSGSGGADAIGQMFQGPELWSKIAADPAARAYLDQPDFMHMLREVQRNPSSLNMYLSDPRMMQVLSLMLNIKIQTGPPQDPDLPQTSSPPPPQQEQPETRAAREVEPEPQPEPMEVSDEDKDRKDRKAAALKAKEAGNASYKKKDFETAIQHYTKALELDDEDISYLTNRAAVYIEMGKYDECIKDCDKAVERGRELRADFKMVARALTRKGTALAKLAKSSKDYDIAIETFQKALTEHRNPDTLKRLNEAEKAKKDLEQQEYYDPKLADEEREKGNEMFKQQKYPEAIKHYNEALRRNPKDVKVYSNRAACYTKLGAMPEGLKDAEKCIELDPTFSKGYTRKGAVQFFMKEHDKAMETYQAGLKHDPNNQELLDGIRRCVEQINKANRGDISQEDLQEKQSKAMQDPEIQGILTDPIMRQVLMDFQENPSAAQHHLKDPGVAQKIQKLISAGIVQTR